GCGGGTCAATCCCGCCAGTGCCGAAACCTGCTACAGGCTCGGACTGTCCTATCTGCGTCAATCCGAGCTGGATCGGGCGCGGGAAGCTCTCGACGAGGCCATCCGCCTCAATCCCAAATACACCCGGGCGCTGTTCATTCTCGGCATGATCCATTCCCAGCAGGGTGACAACGCCGGGGCTATCGCGCTTTTTCGACAGGTGGAACAGGCCAGCCCCGATTATACCGAAGCCTGTTTCGAACTGGGGATGGCGCTGCTGCGTGACGGTCAACTGGATGAAGCGGCTGCCCAGTTCGAAAAAACCGCCGCCAACAGTCGCCGTTTCACTCCGGCCCGTTTCATGCTCGGCGAGGCGTGCCGGCGCGCCGGTCAATGGGAAAAAGCCGGTAAGGCTTTCCGTGAGGCTCTCGAACTGAACCCAAGGGACGCCGAAGCCTGGCTGCACCTTGCGGAATGCGAAGAGCGGCTCGGCGATCTGCCGCGGGCTCGTCACGCCCTGGCACAGGTGCTGTCCCTTCGCCCCGGTCATCGTCAGGCCATGGTCATGGCGGACCGGCTGGAGAAGAGTGGCTTATGATCGAAAGCCCGGATAGTGGTTGGGGAGAGCCGGGTAAAGGATTTCTGGAGAACGGCCATGGAGCAGGCGACCCCGGTTAATGATCTGCGGCGGTTTCTGGCACGGCTCGAATCCCGTCAGGCTCTGCATCGCATTGCGGTCCAGGTGGATGCCGACCTGGAGATTGCGGCCATCACAGACCGGGTCTGCAAGCACTCCGGTGAGCCGCCGGCCCTGTTGTTTGAGCAGGTGCGCGGTTACCGGATACCGGTTGCCACCAATCTGTTCGGCTCGATGCGGCGCGCGGCATGGGCTCTCGGGTTGAATGACATTGAAGCAGCGGCGCAGCGGCTGGCCACGGGAATAGCCGGCGCGGCCGGTGTCGATGCGGCATGCCGACTGCGCTGCCTTCTGCGGCAACCGGAATACGCGCCGGCACTGCAGGCCCGGGCCGACTGGCAGGATCGGTCCATGCCCGGTCCCGACCTTGATCAGCTTCCGGCTTTGCGCTGCTGGCCGGGTGACGGCGGCCGCTACCTCACGCTGCCGCAGGTCGTGACCCGCCACCCCGACGGCGGCACCGCCAACGTCGGTATTTACCGTGTGCAGTTGCTGGGTCCGCGCCGCGCCGCACTGCATTGGCGTGACAGCAGCGATGCCGCGCGTCATTGCCGTGCCTGGCACCGGCGCGGCCTGCCGATGCCGGTCAGTATTGCCATGGGCGGCGATCCGGCCCTGTTGTTTGCGGCGGCCTTTCCCCTGCCACCGGATACGGACGAAGCCGCTCTTGCCGGCCTGCTGGGCGGCCGCCCGATGATCATGAGCCCTTCCGCGCACAGCGACCTGCCGGTACCGTCCGCCGCCGAATTCGTCATCGAGGGCCTGGCATATCCCGGCGAGACGGCGCTGGAAGGACCCTTCGGCAACCACACCGGATTCTACCAGCCGGCATCCCGTGTACCTTTGCTGCGAATTGTCGCCATCAGCCAACGCTGCGATCCGCTGTTACCCGCTACCGTGGTCGGCCCTCCACCCACGGAGAACTGCATTCTGGGACAAACCGTCGCGCGCCTGCTGGTGCCTCTGTTGCGCAGCGATCATCCGGACATTGTCGATATCCATATGCCGGTGGAGGGGATTTTTCACGGTGCCGCCCTGATCGCCGTGCGGTCCGGGACCGACGGACGTGCGCTGCTGCAGGCCTTGTGGCGAAGCGGGCCGTTGCGCGCGGCGCGTCTGCTGGTGGTGGCGGAAGCCGATCGGGTGCCGGATCCCGGCGATTTTTTCTGGCGCGTTCTCAATCGTCTCCGGCCGGACCGGGATCTGCTGATTCACAATGGATGTCTTGGCATCGACGCTACGGTTGCGCTGCCCGATGCGCCGACCGTAGAGCCCGACACCCGCATGGCCGAACAGCTGCAGAGACGCTGGCGCGAATACGGTTTTCACTGATTCTGGCGTGTTTCGCATAGCTTTATTCTTGTGATGGCTTCGGGGCCCGCCGCCGAGCGGCGGAGAGTAACGGAAAACCAGGGATGCGCCGCATCAGAAAATGCGATAAAATGGCTTGAGATGACATCAACCCCTATGTCCCGTGGAGGAACGGATGACCCGTGGCACTGCACCTGACAAGATCGATCATTTGCACCCCGAAAAGCGGCAGGGACTGGTCGTGGTTCTCACCGGCGATGGCAAGGGCAAGACCAGTTCGGCCCTCGGCATGGTGCTGCGCGCCTGCGGCCACGGCCTGCGCAGCTGCATCATTCAGTTCATGAAGGGGGATCTTTACGCCGGCGAATGGGATGGCATCAAAAGGCTTGGCGATCTGGTTGAGTTGCATCACACCGGCAAGGGTTTCTGCGGCATCCAGGGCAATCCCTATCCTTACGAGGAACACCGTGCCAATGCCCAGGACGCCATCGATCTGGTGCTGGAAAAAATGGCCGGAGGACAATTCGATCTGCTGATTCTCGACGAAATCAACAATGCCCTGCATCTGAATCTGATCGACCTTGAGCAGGTGATCGATCTGCTCGATCGGAAACCGCCGCTGCTGCATCTGGTGCTGACCGGGCGCAATGCGCACCCAACCATCATCGAACGCGCCGACACGGTCAGTGAGATAAGGGAAATCAAGCATGCTTTTCGACGCGGCATCGAGCCACAGCCGGGGATCGATTATTAGGAAGTGTTTACAGGAAACTGTCGCGGGGCAAGCCAAAAAAACCTTGATCAACCAGGGAGGCGGCCATGAGACAATCACGATTCCGGGTATTTCTGCCGATCCTGCTCGTCCTGATGACGGGCTGCGGATCGGTTCTCTCCAAAGACGCCCTCTACGGCGTCAACTACGAAGTGGATTACAACCGGCTCAAAGCCTCGCCCGAGACCCATCTGGGGAAAACCGTCATTCTGGGCGGCATGATCCTGGCAAACGAAGTGGCCGATGACGGGTCGACCCTGGAAATTCTCAAATACACCCTCGACAAGCGGGACGAGCCGCAGGATCCGGATGAAGCGGGGGGCCGCTTTCTGGTTCACAGCAGCCGGCTGCTCGATCCGAGCCTCTACAAGGAAGGCAGGCTGGTGACCCTGACCGGCACCCTTCGCGGCGTGGAGGTCAGGCCTCTGCAGAAGGCCCGCTATGCCTATCCGCTCTTCGAGGTCGGCGAACTGTACCTGTGGCCCGAGTCACGCTATGAGGATCGTTACCCCTATTACCCCTACTTTTACGATCCCTTCCCCTACTGGTACCGTTACCCGTACTGGCATGGTTATCCATACTGGCGGTGAAGCGGGTGGTAGGCAACTGTTTTTCATCATGAGGAGAATGACATATGTTGCAACGAAAATCGCAGAAGCGTGTCCTGATCGCGCTGCTGATTCTGCTGCCCGTGCTATGGGGCGGCGTGGCTGTGGCCACGGAGCAGGACGACACGGTCCGCACAGCTACGCGGGTTCTGGACAAGATCATGGAAATTCCCGAGTCGGCCATTCCGCCCAGCCTGCTGAGCAATGCCTACGGCATCGCCATTATCCCCGAGGTGATCAAGGGCGCCTTTATTATCGGCGGCCGTTACGGGGAAGGTGTGCTGCTGGTGCGTAACAGCGCCGGAGGATGGAGCAATCCATCGTTTCTGTCTATTGGCGGCGGCAGCCTCGGCTGGCAGATCGGCGGCCAGTCGACGGATGTCATCCTGGTGTTCAAGAGTCCGGCCAGTATCGAGAACATCAAACGGGGCAAGTTCACCCTC
This portion of the Syntrophotalea acetylenica genome encodes:
- a CDS encoding tetratricopeptide repeat protein codes for the protein MRCPRCQAVVSEQARFCQMCGASLERDARALHEEAIDFYHRGQLAQALALWREALERDPGFSQAHYYIGLACYDQGDLPAAIKAFRSALSGAREPFRILFKLGLAQYGLGDLAASVESFRQALRVNPASAETCYRLGLSYLRQSELDRAREALDEAIRLNPKYTRALFILGMIHSQQGDNAGAIALFRQVEQASPDYTEACFELGMALLRDGQLDEAAAQFEKTAANSRRFTPARFMLGEACRRAGQWEKAGKAFREALELNPRDAEAWLHLAECEERLGDLPRARHALAQVLSLRPGHRQAMVMADRLEKSGL
- a CDS encoding UbiD family decarboxylase, whose amino-acid sequence is MEQATPVNDLRRFLARLESRQALHRIAVQVDADLEIAAITDRVCKHSGEPPALLFEQVRGYRIPVATNLFGSMRRAAWALGLNDIEAAAQRLATGIAGAAGVDAACRLRCLLRQPEYAPALQARADWQDRSMPGPDLDQLPALRCWPGDGGRYLTLPQVVTRHPDGGTANVGIYRVQLLGPRRAALHWRDSSDAARHCRAWHRRGLPMPVSIAMGGDPALLFAAAFPLPPDTDEAALAGLLGGRPMIMSPSAHSDLPVPSAAEFVIEGLAYPGETALEGPFGNHTGFYQPASRVPLLRIVAISQRCDPLLPATVVGPPPTENCILGQTVARLLVPLLRSDHPDIVDIHMPVEGIFHGAALIAVRSGTDGRALLQALWRSGPLRAARLLVVAEADRVPDPGDFFWRVLNRLRPDRDLLIHNGCLGIDATVALPDAPTVEPDTRMAEQLQRRWREYGFH
- a CDS encoding cob(I)yrinic acid a,c-diamide adenosyltransferase; this encodes MTRGTAPDKIDHLHPEKRQGLVVVLTGDGKGKTSSALGMVLRACGHGLRSCIIQFMKGDLYAGEWDGIKRLGDLVELHHTGKGFCGIQGNPYPYEEHRANAQDAIDLVLEKMAGGQFDLLILDEINNALHLNLIDLEQVIDLLDRKPPLLHLVLTGRNAHPTIIERADTVSEIREIKHAFRRGIEPQPGIDY
- a CDS encoding Slp family lipoprotein, translated to MRQSRFRVFLPILLVLMTGCGSVLSKDALYGVNYEVDYNRLKASPETHLGKTVILGGMILANEVADDGSTLEILKYTLDKRDEPQDPDEAGGRFLVHSSRLLDPSLYKEGRLVTLTGTLRGVEVRPLQKARYAYPLFEVGELYLWPESRYEDRYPYYPYFYDPFPYWYRYPYWHGYPYWR
- a CDS encoding lipid-binding SYLF domain-containing protein codes for the protein MLQRKSQKRVLIALLILLPVLWGGVAVATEQDDTVRTATRVLDKIMEIPESAIPPSLLSNAYGIAIIPEVIKGAFIIGGRYGEGVLLVRNSAGGWSNPSFLSIGGGSLGWQIGGQSTDVILVFKSPASIENIKRGKFTLGADAAVAAGPVGRRVEGATDVMLQAEILSYSRSRGFFAGVSLEGSVLNILWEDNGSYYGQPNVTVDDIFAGRVAAPESAMALRNSLANYAP